In uncultured Bacteroides sp., one genomic interval encodes:
- a CDS encoding LptF/LptG family permease, whose amino-acid sequence MLRIKKLDIFIIKSFTLLFFGTFFICLFIFMMQFLWRYVDDLVGKGLAISVLSEFFFYAILTLVPTALPLAILLASLMTFGNFGERYELLAIKAAGISLIRVMAPLIVFTVFLCSTSFYFQNVVAPKAQVKLFTLLFSMKQKSPELEIPEGVFYDEIEGYNLYVKHKNKETGALYNIMIYNFSDGFDNAHIIVADSGKLEMTADKQHLRLHLYNGEMFENLKSQSSSIQNVPYRRESFSEKHTIIEFNSNFNMVDESFMNNQYQSKNMTELQTAVDSMNHLVDSVGKTFYKEAITSTYRSRDNFNKEDTLKIRKAKLSAINTDSVFNNLSLSDKQRAVANALSTSQSIGNDWKFKSFNTVDTDKRIRRHEMEWHKKIALSISCLIFFFIGAPLGGIIRKGGLGMPVVISILIFIIYYIIDTTGAKMARNGTWVIWTAMWVSTFILAPVGIFLTYKSNNDSVVLNIDTYINWIRKVIGIRDTRHLAKKEVIIEDPNYLQEDKNMELLNDKCEEYISNNKLKRAPNYFNIWTKNEKDEEIVAINEQLEAIVEKLANTKNTKILGTLNNYPILSVHAHRCPFNKPTLNKITGIILPIGLIYYFRIWAFRIRLYKDLKLINKVNRDLQDIIRTICNK is encoded by the coding sequence ATGCTACGCATAAAGAAATTAGATATATTCATTATCAAGAGTTTCACGCTCCTTTTCTTTGGAACGTTCTTCATTTGTCTCTTCATCTTTATGATGCAGTTTTTATGGAGATACGTCGACGATTTAGTTGGTAAAGGATTAGCTATAAGTGTATTATCAGAGTTTTTCTTTTATGCAATATTAACTTTGGTACCTACTGCGCTTCCTCTGGCCATCTTACTTGCTTCATTGATGACTTTCGGTAATTTTGGCGAAAGATATGAGTTACTCGCTATAAAGGCAGCCGGAATTTCATTGATCAGAGTTATGGCTCCTCTTATTGTCTTTACAGTATTTCTGTGTTCCACATCCTTTTATTTTCAAAATGTTGTAGCTCCCAAGGCCCAGGTAAAACTATTCACATTGCTTTTCTCCATGAAGCAAAAATCTCCTGAGTTAGAAATCCCGGAAGGAGTTTTCTATGATGAAATCGAAGGTTATAACCTTTATGTTAAGCATAAGAACAAAGAGACGGGAGCATTATATAATATAATGATCTACAATTTCTCTGACGGCTTTGACAACGCACATATCATTGTTGCAGATTCAGGTAAACTGGAAATGACAGCCGACAAACAGCATTTGAGACTGCACCTGTATAACGGAGAAATGTTTGAGAATCTTAAGTCACAGAGTAGCTCCATACAAAATGTACCATATAGACGGGAAAGTTTTAGTGAAAAACACACAATCATAGAATTTAATTCAAACTTTAATATGGTTGACGAAAGCTTCATGAACAATCAGTATCAAAGTAAGAATATGACAGAGCTTCAAACAGCAGTAGATTCAATGAACCATTTGGTTGACAGCGTTGGAAAAACATTCTATAAAGAAGCAATAACAAGTACTTATCGCTCCAGAGATAATTTCAATAAAGAAGATACACTCAAAATAAGAAAAGCAAAATTGTCTGCAATAAATACAGATAGTGTATTTAATAATCTTTCTTTATCAGATAAACAGCGAGCTGTGGCAAACGCATTAAGCACGTCACAAAGCATAGGTAATGACTGGAAATTCAAGAGTTTCAACACCGTAGATACAGACAAGCGCATCCGTAGGCACGAAATGGAGTGGCATAAAAAAATAGCTCTTTCTATTTCCTGTTTAATATTCTTCTTTATAGGTGCCCCTTTAGGTGGTATCATTAGAAAAGGAGGTTTAGGTATGCCGGTTGTGATCTCCATTTTAATCTTTATCATTTATTATATTATTGATACAACCGGAGCCAAAATGGCCAGAAATGGTACATGGGTTATTTGGACGGCAATGTGGGTAAGTACATTTATCTTAGCTCCAGTGGGAATATTCCTAACTTATAAGTCGAATAATGATTCCGTTGTATTGAATATAGATACATATATAAATTGGATCAGGAAAGTTATAGGTATACGAGATACTCGACATTTGGCTAAAAAAGAAGTAATCATTGAAGATCCCAACTATCTGCAAGAAGATAAGAATATGGAATTACTAAATGATAAATGTGAAGAATATATATCAAATAATAAACTTAAACGTGCGCCAAACTATTTCAATATCTGGACCAAAAATGAAAAAGATGAAGAAATTGTGGCTATCAACGAACAGCTGGAAGCTATTGTTGAAAAGCTGGCCAATACTAAGAATACAAAAATTCTAGGAACACTGAACAACTACCCTATCTTGTCTGTTCATGCTCATAGATGCCCTTTTAACAAGCCTACACTCAACAAAATAACTGGCATAATATTGCCAATAGGGTTAATCTATTATTTTAGAATATGGGCTTTCAGGATTAGATTATATAAAGATCTAAAATTAATAAATAAGGTAAACAGAGATTTACAAGATATAATAAGAACAATTTGTAACAAATAA
- a CDS encoding START-like domain-containing protein produces the protein MKKEKIHIEYLLNASSRSIIWNAISTPIGLEDWFADKVQMKDKTFTFCWGKSEVRKAELIGTRINSFVRFHWLDDEDEKSYFEFKMNFNELTSDYVLEITDFVDSEEKDDQFELWKSQIDTLKRACGM, from the coding sequence ATGAAAAAAGAAAAGATTCATATAGAATATCTTTTAAACGCATCATCACGAAGCATTATATGGAATGCAATAAGCACTCCCATCGGCCTGGAAGACTGGTTTGCCGATAAAGTTCAAATGAAAGATAAAACATTCACTTTTTGTTGGGGGAAATCAGAAGTCAGAAAAGCCGAGTTGATTGGAACAAGAATTAATTCTTTCGTTAGATTCCATTGGTTGGATGATGAAGATGAAAAAAGCTATTTTGAGTTTAAAATGAACTTTAATGAACTAACAAGTGACTACGTACTGGAAATTACTGATTTCGTTGACTCAGAGGAGAAAGATGATCAGTTCGAACTGTGGAAATCTCAGATTGATACGCTTAAAAGAGCATGCGGAATGTAG
- a CDS encoding glycosyl hydrolase family 28 protein: MKSIIFLFTIFISTQVFSQEKFPDGTIIPDWFRKNEVANINTLGKIYRITDYGVINDSTILQTEKIQAVIDRAEQNGGGVIVIPQGTFLSSSIFFKPKTHLYLEKNAVLKGSDDISNFPIIETRMEGQTLKYFPALVNADHVDGFTISGEGTLNGNGMRYWKSFWKRRAVNSKCTNMDELRPRLLYVSNSNDVQISGIHLINSPFWTTHFYRCNNVKMLNLYIFSPAKPVKAPSTDGIDIDACNNFLVKNCFISANDDGIALKGGKGTWADKDSTNGSNTNIIIEDCTYGFCHSALTCGSESIHDRNIILRRCTADKANRLLWLKMRPDTPQKYEYIRVEDIKGNANSFLFIKPWSQFFDLKDRKDMPLSYSANVTMRNIDLECEVFFNVKESDKYKLTNFTFENLNIKAKDGKINQNAIKPFILKNVIVNNVKIKNN, translated from the coding sequence ATCAAATCTATAATCTTTTTATTTACCATTTTTATTAGCACACAAGTATTCTCTCAAGAAAAGTTTCCTGATGGAACAATTATTCCCGACTGGTTTAGAAAAAACGAAGTAGCTAATATTAATACCTTAGGAAAGATATACCGGATTACCGATTACGGAGTTATAAATGACAGCACAATTCTGCAAACAGAAAAAATACAAGCTGTTATCGACCGGGCAGAACAAAACGGTGGTGGCGTAATAGTAATCCCGCAAGGAACTTTTCTAAGCAGTTCTATCTTTTTCAAACCTAAAACACATCTATATCTAGAAAAGAATGCTGTACTAAAAGGTAGCGATGACATAAGCAATTTCCCTATTATTGAAACACGCATGGAGGGACAGACTCTAAAATATTTCCCTGCCTTGGTAAATGCCGACCATGTGGACGGTTTCACAATATCGGGCGAAGGAACACTTAACGGAAATGGTATGCGATATTGGAAATCTTTCTGGAAACGCCGTGCCGTTAACAGTAAATGCACCAACATGGACGAACTACGTCCTCGATTACTTTACGTATCAAATAGCAACGATGTACAAATCTCGGGGATTCATCTTATTAATTCCCCCTTTTGGACAACACATTTTTACAGATGCAACAATGTAAAGATGCTTAATCTATATATATTTTCACCCGCAAAGCCAGTCAAAGCACCTAGTACAGATGGTATAGACATAGACGCCTGCAACAATTTCCTGGTTAAGAATTGCTTTATCTCTGCAAACGATGACGGTATTGCACTTAAAGGCGGGAAAGGAACCTGGGCTGATAAGGACTCAACCAACGGAAGTAATACAAATATCATAATAGAAGATTGCACATACGGCTTCTGCCATAGCGCACTCACTTGCGGCAGTGAATCCATACACGACCGAAATATAATCCTCCGCCGCTGCACTGCGGACAAAGCAAATCGCTTGTTATGGCTCAAGATGCGTCCCGATACTCCTCAAAAATATGAATATATCCGAGTGGAAGATATTAAAGGTAATGCCAACAGCTTCCTTTTCATAAAACCATGGAGTCAATTCTTCGATCTGAAAGACAGAAAAGATATGCCTCTATCCTATTCAGCTAATGTAACAATGCGAAATATCGACTTAGAATGCGAAGTTTTCTTTAATGTGAAAGAGTCTGATAAATACAAACTCACAAATTTTACTTTTGAGAATCTGAACATAAAAGCGAAGGATGGCAAAATAAACCAGAATGCTATAAAACCATTTATCTTGAAGAACGTTATTGTAAACAACGTGAAGATTAAAAACAATTAA
- a CDS encoding DUF554 domain-containing protein: protein MIGTIVNTAAVVAGGTIGLLLKKNMPERVTSIYFQAVGLFTLAIGITMVVKMEDILIIVGSLAIGSLLGEWINVEKSAEQMSGVLKRKFRIGSDKFSEGLITAFLLFCIGSMTVLGAIQEGTGGSSDLLFTKSLMDFFSAMLLASAFGIGVIAAAVPLLIFQGTLTLLAMYAGSLFTPQIILGLTSVGGIMLMGLGINILEIKKLRIMNMLPALVIVVLMLWLFK, encoded by the coding sequence ATGATTGGAACTATCGTAAATACAGCTGCAGTTGTTGCAGGCGGAACTATTGGACTATTACTGAAAAAAAATATGCCTGAGCGGGTTACTTCCATTTATTTTCAGGCAGTTGGATTGTTTACGCTGGCTATAGGCATTACTATGGTAGTTAAGATGGAAGATATCTTGATAATAGTGGGAAGTTTAGCTATTGGTTCGTTACTGGGTGAGTGGATAAACGTAGAGAAAAGTGCAGAACAGATGAGTGGTGTTCTGAAAAGGAAGTTTCGTATTGGAAGCGATAAGTTTTCTGAAGGGCTGATAACTGCATTCTTATTGTTTTGTATAGGATCGATGACTGTGCTGGGGGCTATTCAGGAAGGCACGGGAGGTTCTTCCGACTTGTTATTTACTAAATCGTTGATGGATTTCTTTTCGGCAATGTTACTTGCGTCAGCTTTTGGAATTGGAGTTATTGCTGCAGCTGTTCCGTTGTTGATTTTTCAAGGCACGTTAACTTTGCTGGCGATGTATGCCGGTTCTTTATTTACTCCGCAAATTATTCTTGGGCTAACAAGCGTAGGCGGAATTATGTTGATGGGACTAGGTATAAATATATTAGAAATAAAAAAACTACGCATAATGAATATGTTACCCGCACTTGTAATAGTTGTGTTAATGCTTTGGCTATTTAAATAA
- the purH gene encoding bifunctional phosphoribosylaminoimidazolecarboxamide formyltransferase/IMP cyclohydrolase, with product MSETKKIKTALVSVYHKEGLDDLIIKLHEEGVEFLSTGGTRQFIESLGFPCKAVEDLTTYPSILGGRVKTLHPKVFGGILCRREVEQDLQQIEKYEIPEIDLVIVDLYPFEATVASGAGEAAIVEKIDIGGISLIRAAAKNYKDVVIVASQTQYKPLADMLMEHGATSTIEERRWFAKEAFAVSSHYDSAIFNYFDGEDCSGFRCSVNEQKPLRYGENPHQKGVFFGDLDAVFDQIHGKEISYNNLLDINAAVDLIDEFDEITFAVLKHNNACGLASRPTVVEAWKDALAGDPVSAFGGVLITNSVIDKAAAEEITKIFFEVIIAPDYDVDALEILTQKKNRIILVRKETKFPKKQFRSLLNGVLVQDRDLNIETSSDLKTVTVKTPTEQEIEDMLFANKIVKNSKSNSIVLAKGKQLCASGVGQTSRVDALKQAIEKADAFGFDLQGAVMASDAFFPFPDCVEIAHKAGVTSVIQPGGSVRDQESFDYCNENGVAMVTTGIRHFKH from the coding sequence ATGTCTGAAACAAAAAAAATTAAAACCGCTCTCGTGTCGGTTTACCATAAGGAAGGATTGGATGATTTAATCATCAAACTCCACGAGGAAGGAGTAGAATTTCTGTCTACAGGAGGTACACGTCAGTTTATTGAATCTCTAGGTTTCCCTTGTAAGGCTGTAGAAGACCTTACTACTTACCCATCAATTTTAGGCGGCAGAGTGAAGACTCTCCATCCAAAAGTATTTGGAGGTATTTTATGCCGTAGAGAGGTAGAACAAGATCTTCAACAAATAGAAAAATACGAAATTCCAGAAATAGATTTAGTCATTGTTGACTTATATCCATTCGAAGCAACTGTAGCTTCGGGAGCTGGTGAAGCAGCTATCGTTGAAAAGATTGACATAGGTGGTATTTCATTAATTCGTGCAGCCGCTAAGAATTATAAAGATGTTGTTATTGTAGCTTCTCAGACTCAATATAAACCATTGGCAGATATGTTGATGGAACATGGAGCAACCAGTACAATTGAAGAGCGTCGTTGGTTTGCTAAAGAAGCTTTTGCCGTTTCTTCACACTACGATTCTGCTATCTTTAACTATTTTGATGGAGAAGATTGTTCAGGATTCCGTTGTTCAGTAAACGAGCAGAAGCCACTTAGATATGGCGAAAATCCTCATCAGAAAGGTGTTTTCTTTGGTGATTTGGATGCAGTTTTTGATCAGATTCACGGAAAAGAAATTTCATATAATAATTTGCTTGATATAAATGCAGCAGTTGATTTGATTGATGAATTCGATGAAATAACTTTTGCTGTGTTGAAACATAATAATGCATGCGGACTAGCTTCTCGTCCTACTGTGGTAGAGGCTTGGAAAGATGCTTTGGCTGGTGATCCGGTTTCAGCTTTCGGAGGTGTTCTAATTACAAATTCTGTAATAGACAAAGCAGCCGCAGAAGAAATAACTAAGATTTTCTTTGAAGTTATTATTGCTCCGGATTATGATGTTGATGCTCTGGAAATATTAACACAAAAGAAAAATCGTATTATATTGGTTCGTAAGGAAACTAAATTCCCAAAGAAACAATTCCGCTCATTATTGAACGGTGTATTAGTACAAGATAGAGATTTAAACATAGAAACTTCTTCAGATTTGAAGACTGTAACTGTGAAAACTCCAACTGAACAAGAAATTGAAGATATGCTGTTCGCTAATAAAATAGTGAAGAACAGTAAATCTAATTCTATTGTTCTGGCTAAAGGAAAACAATTATGTGCAAGCGGTGTCGGTCAGACATCTCGTGTTGATGCCTTGAAACAAGCAATCGAAAAAGCTGATGCTTTTGGATTTGATTTACAAGGTGCAGTGATGGCAAGTGATGCATTCTTCCCATTCCCTGATTGTGTTGAGATTGCACATAAAGCAGGTGTAACTTCTGTAATCCAGCCTGGAGGTTCTGTTAGAGATCAAGAATCTTTTGATTATTGTAATGAGAATGGTGTAGCAATGGTTACAACCGGAATCAGACACTTTAAACATTAA
- a CDS encoding rod shape-determining protein, which translates to MGLFSFTQEIAMDLGTANTIIISNGKIVVDEPSVVALDRRTDKMIAVGEKARQMHGKTHENIRTIRPLRDGVIADFYACEQMMRGMIKMMNTHKRLFSPSLRMVICVPSGSTEVELRAVRDSAEHAGGRDVYLIFEPMAAAIGIGIDVEAPEGNMIVDIGGGSTEIAVISLGGIVSNKSIRIAGDDLTSDIQEYMGRQHNLKVGERTAEQIKIHVGAALTELEDAPEDYIVHGPNRMTALPMEVPVCYQEVAHCLEKSIAKMETAILSALEQTPPELYADIVHNGIYLAGGGALLRGLDKRLTDKINIPFHIAEDPLHAVAKGTGVALKNVDKFSFLMR; encoded by the coding sequence ATGGGATTATTTTCTTTCACTCAAGAAATAGCGATGGACTTGGGTACTGCCAATACCATCATCATCAGCAACGGTAAGATTGTAGTTGATGAGCCATCTGTAGTTGCTTTAGACAGACGTACAGATAAAATGATTGCTGTAGGTGAAAAAGCACGCCAGATGCATGGCAAAACACATGAAAATATCAGAACTATCCGTCCTCTTCGTGACGGTGTGATTGCTGACTTCTATGCATGTGAACAAATGATGAGAGGTATGATTAAGATGATGAATACACATAAAAGACTCTTCTCTCCTTCATTGAGAATGGTTATTTGTGTTCCATCCGGAAGTACCGAAGTTGAATTGCGTGCTGTGCGTGACTCTGCAGAACATGCAGGAGGTCGCGATGTTTATTTGATTTTTGAACCAATGGCTGCGGCTATTGGTATTGGCATAGATGTTGAAGCTCCGGAAGGAAATATGATTGTTGATATAGGTGGAGGTTCTACTGAAATTGCAGTTATTTCATTAGGCGGTATTGTCTCTAACAAGTCCATTCGTATTGCCGGCGATGATCTTACATCTGATATCCAGGAATATATGGGCCGTCAGCACAATCTGAAGGTTGGTGAACGCACTGCCGAACAAATAAAGATCCATGTAGGAGCTGCATTGACAGAACTCGAAGATGCACCGGAAGATTATATTGTTCACGGACCTAACAGAATGACTGCTCTTCCTATGGAAGTACCTGTGTGCTACCAGGAAGTAGCTCATTGTTTGGAAAAATCCATTGCTAAAATGGAAACAGCTATTCTTAGTGCTTTGGAACAAACACCGCCTGAACTATATGCTGATATTGTTCACAACGGTATCTATTTAGCTGGTGGAGGTGCTCTGTTGAGAGGACTGGATAAACGTTTAACAGATAAAATTAATATACCTTTCCATATAGCTGAAGATCCTCTTCATGCTGTAGCAAAAGGAACAGGAGTAGCATTGAAGAATGTAGATAAATTCTCATTCTTGATGCGATAA
- the mreC gene encoding rod shape-determining protein MreC, with translation MRNLLNFLIKYNYWFLFFLLEIISFTLLFRFNHYQKSSFFTSSNAVAGEIYKIKGDVTSYFYLKEANEDLLDRNMLLEQQLANLRKELQGRGVDSLEVDGMNNLVAKNSHLIKANVINSSLIKADNYITLDKGSNDGVHSEMGVIDRNGVVGIVYMTTPKYSVVISMLNTKCRIGCKILGSGYFGTIKWEGRDSRYAYLDDLPRHAKFGLGDTIVTSGYSDVFPAGIMVGTVDHIGNSKDGLSYQLKVRLATDFGKLNSVRVLPKTTQMEQKLLEESANKQEQ, from the coding sequence ATGCGGAACCTACTAAACTTCCTTATTAAATATAACTACTGGTTTCTTTTCTTTCTGCTAGAGATTATCAGTTTTACTTTATTGTTTCGCTTTAATCACTATCAGAAAAGCTCTTTCTTTACATCCAGTAACGCTGTTGCTGGTGAAATATACAAGATAAAAGGAGATGTAACTTCATATTTCTATCTTAAAGAAGCAAATGAAGATTTGCTGGATCGTAACATGCTGCTCGAACAACAACTTGCTAATTTAAGGAAGGAATTACAAGGGCGTGGTGTGGATTCTTTGGAAGTTGATGGAATGAACAACCTGGTAGCCAAGAATTCTCATTTAATAAAAGCTAATGTTATTAATAGCTCATTAATTAAAGCCGATAACTATATAACTTTGGATAAGGGATCTAATGATGGCGTTCATAGTGAAATGGGAGTTATTGACAGAAATGGAGTAGTTGGAATTGTGTATATGACAACGCCTAAATATTCTGTTGTTATATCTATGTTGAATACAAAATGCCGGATTGGTTGTAAGATATTAGGCAGTGGCTATTTTGGTACAATAAAGTGGGAGGGAAGAGATTCCCGTTATGCATATTTAGATGATCTACCCAGACATGCAAAATTTGGTCTCGGTGATACTATTGTCACAAGTGGTTACTCGGATGTTTTTCCGGCAGGAATTATGGTTGGAACTGTTGATCATATAGGTAATTCAAAAGATGGACTTTCTTATCAGCTGAAAGTTCGTTTAGCAACAGATTTTGGCAAACTTAATAGTGTGAGAGTTTTGCCTAAAACAACACAAATGGAACAAAAACTTCTTGAAGAATCGGCAAACAAGCAGGAACAATGA
- the mreD gene encoding rod shape-determining protein MreD, with the protein MIITYLRRIKWFIALVLIQVLVLNNVHIAGFATPFIYIYLILKMSSGTSRSEMMLWGFFLGLTIDIFSDTPGMNAAATTFIAFIRPLFLRLFSMRDSTDEYVPAIKAVGISPFIKYVILCVLLHHAALLMIESFSLFDLSTLLIKIGTSTVVTVLCIMGIEGLRK; encoded by the coding sequence ATGATAATAACATATTTAAGGCGGATAAAGTGGTTTATAGCACTTGTTTTAATTCAGGTATTGGTGCTTAATAATGTGCATATTGCAGGATTTGCTACTCCATTTATTTATATATATCTGATATTAAAGATGTCTTCTGGAACTTCCAGAAGTGAGATGATGTTATGGGGATTCTTTCTCGGGCTGACAATTGATATATTTTCAGATACTCCGGGAATGAATGCTGCAGCAACAACTTTTATAGCTTTTATTCGTCCGCTTTTCTTGCGTCTTTTCTCAATGCGAGATAGTACAGATGAGTATGTTCCTGCAATAAAAGCTGTTGGAATCTCTCCTTTTATAAAGTATGTAATATTGTGTGTTTTACTCCATCATGCTGCATTATTGATGATTGAATCTTTCTCTTTATTCGATCTGAGCACTTTGCTGATAAAAATAGGAACTAGTACGGTAGTTACTGTTTTATGTATAATGGGTATTGAAGGATTAAGAAAATAA
- a CDS encoding penicillin-binding transpeptidase domain-containing protein yields MARDYNLEKRRYVIVGIAISVVLIYVIRLFVLQIMSDDYKKNADSNAFLNKIQYPSRGIIYDRNNKLLVYNQPAYDVTVVIKEIEHLDTLDLCQTLNITKEYFIKRMADIKDRSKNPGYSRYTNQLFMVQLSAEESSVLQEKLFKFRGFYVQQRSIRQYSYNSAAHILGDLGEASMANIEDDDYYERGDYIGKQGVEKFYEKQLRGHKGVEILLRDAHGRIQGKYLNGKLDKKPIPGKNLRLSIDIELQKFGEKLMGSKIGAIVAIEPETGEILCLVSTPTFNPADMVGRQRGKNHMALERDPRKPLFNRALMASYPPGSTFKPAQSLIFLQEKIITPSTSFPCYHGFVVPGLRVGCHSHPSPLPLVPALATSCNSYFCWGLYKMIDNKKYLNSDSALTVWKDHMVSMGFGYKLGIDLSGEKRGLIPNAKFYDKIYGKGRWGGLRIIHTAIGQGEILLTPLQIANLGATIANRGHFRTPHVVRNIIGGRLDSTYLYPKYTTIDPKYYSYIIKGMRGAVEHGTCTRANYMPEMEVCGKTGTAQNRGKDHSVFMGFAPMSKPKISICVYVENGGWGATYAVPIGALMMEHYLKGKIAPEREKLVESLSNAVISYGAQTR; encoded by the coding sequence GTGGCTAGGGATTATAATTTAGAAAAAAGAAGATATGTTATAGTAGGTATTGCCATTTCGGTTGTGCTTATCTATGTTATACGCCTTTTTGTTCTTCAGATTATGTCTGATGATTACAAAAAAAATGCAGATAGTAATGCCTTTCTAAATAAGATTCAATATCCTTCAAGAGGTATTATTTACGATCGAAATAATAAACTGCTTGTTTATAATCAGCCTGCATATGATGTAACAGTTGTGATTAAAGAGATTGAGCATCTCGATACTCTTGATTTATGCCAGACTTTAAATATTACAAAAGAATATTTTATAAAGCGAATGGCTGATATAAAAGACAGATCTAAAAACCCTGGCTATTCTCGTTACACAAATCAGCTGTTTATGGTACAACTTTCGGCAGAAGAAAGTAGTGTCTTGCAGGAAAAGTTATTCAAATTTCGTGGATTCTATGTTCAGCAACGTTCTATTCGCCAGTATTCATATAATTCAGCAGCACATATATTAGGTGATTTAGGTGAGGCATCAATGGCAAATATTGAAGATGACGATTACTATGAACGTGGAGACTATATAGGAAAACAGGGAGTTGAGAAGTTTTATGAAAAGCAACTACGTGGACATAAGGGAGTTGAAATTCTGCTAAGAGATGCTCATGGACGTATTCAAGGTAAATATTTGAATGGCAAACTGGATAAGAAACCTATACCTGGAAAAAATCTGAGACTTTCCATTGACATTGAACTACAGAAGTTTGGTGAAAAGCTTATGGGGTCTAAGATTGGAGCTATAGTAGCTATTGAACCAGAAACTGGGGAAATTCTTTGTCTGGTTTCTACGCCAACATTTAATCCGGCAGATATGGTTGGACGTCAACGAGGAAAAAATCATATGGCATTGGAACGAGATCCAAGGAAGCCTCTTTTCAACAGAGCTTTAATGGCTTCTTATCCTCCAGGGTCTACTTTTAAACCAGCGCAGTCATTAATTTTTCTTCAAGAAAAGATCATTACTCCTTCTACTTCTTTTCCATGCTACCATGGATTTGTAGTACCAGGACTTCGGGTAGGATGTCACTCTCATCCCTCGCCGCTTCCTTTGGTTCCTGCATTGGCCACTTCCTGTAACTCCTATTTTTGTTGGGGGTTATATAAGATGATAGATAATAAGAAATATCTGAATTCTGATTCGGCTTTGACTGTATGGAAAGATCATATGGTGTCAATGGGATTTGGATACAAATTGGGTATTGACCTTTCCGGAGAAAAAAGAGGCTTGATTCCTAATGCTAAGTTTTATGATAAGATATATGGCAAAGGACGTTGGGGAGGTTTACGTATTATCCATACAGCAATCGGACAGGGTGAAATATTGCTCACACCTCTTCAGATAGCTAATCTGGGAGCTACTATTGCTAATAGAGGACATTTTAGAACTCCTCATGTTGTGAGGAATATTATTGGTGGAAGGTTAGATAGTACTTATCTATACCCCAAATATACAACAATTGATCCCAAATATTACTCTTATATAATTAAGGGTATGCGTGGAGCAGTTGAACATGGAACTTGTACCAGAGCAAACTATATGCCTGAAATGGAAGTCTGCGGTAAAACAGGAACAGCTCAGAACAGAGGAAAAGACCACTCTGTTTTTATGGGATTTGCACCTATGAGCAAACCCAAAATCTCCATTTGTGTTTATGTTGAGAATGGTGGTTGGGGAGCAACGTATGCAGTTCCTATCGGTGCATTGATGATGGAGCATTATCTCAAAGGGAAGATTGCTCCAGAAAGAGAAAAGCTAGTTGAAAGTTTAAGTAATGCTGTAATATCTTATGGAGCCCAGACACGTTAG